The following proteins come from a genomic window of Ornithinimicrobium cryptoxanthini:
- a CDS encoding ABC transporter ATP-binding protein, which translates to MLIRLLRAHLAPYRWPIVVLLVLQLVSTIASLFLPSLNGRIIDEGVAIGQTRPILELGAIMLGVSLLQVAVTIVATYLASRTAASVGRDVRGSIFDRVASFSAQEVGHFGAPTLISRSTNDVTQVQTVLFMGLTLMVGVPIMMIGGIVMALREDVGLSWLIAVAVPLLALVVGLIIRQMVPQFTLMQKSIDWVNRVLREQITGIRVVRAFVREDHERARFAEANTQYTGTALAVGKLMAFVFPIVMLIFNASTIAVLWFGAYRVDAGQMQIGSLTAFMAYLMFVLMSVMMATFMSTMIPRAAVSAGRIVEVLDTTSTVVETDEPVAIPEGPVAVEFRDVQFHYPGAEVPVLRGVTFTARPGETTAIIGSTGAGKSTLLSLIPRLYDVTGGAVLIGGVDVRDSRLDGVWRRIGLVPQKPYLFTGSVADNLRYGDGEATEEQLWEALRIAQGHDFVRAMPEGLDSAVAQGGGNVSGGQRQRLAIARALVRRPDIYLFDDSFSALDLTTDRRLRAALEPETAQATVIVVAQRISTILGADQIVVLEDGVVVGVGTHDELLLDCTTYQEIVSSQAVAEVA; encoded by the coding sequence ATGCTGATCAGACTCCTGCGCGCTCATCTCGCGCCCTACCGATGGCCCATCGTGGTGCTGCTGGTGCTGCAGCTGGTCAGCACGATCGCCTCGCTCTTCCTGCCCAGCCTCAACGGCCGGATCATCGACGAGGGCGTGGCGATCGGCCAGACCCGTCCGATCCTGGAGCTGGGCGCGATCATGCTCGGCGTCTCGCTGCTGCAGGTCGCCGTCACCATCGTGGCGACCTATCTCGCCTCCCGCACGGCCGCCTCCGTGGGCCGGGACGTGCGCGGCTCGATCTTTGACCGGGTCGCCTCATTCAGCGCGCAGGAGGTCGGCCACTTCGGTGCGCCCACCCTGATCTCGCGGTCCACCAACGACGTCACCCAGGTGCAGACCGTCCTGTTCATGGGCCTGACCCTGATGGTGGGCGTGCCGATCATGATGATCGGCGGCATCGTGATGGCGCTGCGCGAGGACGTCGGTCTCTCCTGGTTGATCGCGGTCGCCGTGCCGCTGCTCGCTCTCGTCGTCGGCCTGATCATCCGCCAGATGGTCCCGCAGTTCACCCTGATGCAGAAGTCGATCGACTGGGTCAACAGGGTCCTGCGCGAGCAGATTACCGGCATCCGCGTCGTCCGCGCCTTCGTGCGCGAGGACCACGAGCGGGCCCGCTTCGCCGAGGCCAACACGCAATACACCGGCACCGCGCTCGCAGTGGGCAAGCTGATGGCCTTCGTCTTCCCCATCGTGATGCTCATCTTCAACGCCTCGACGATCGCGGTGCTCTGGTTCGGCGCCTATCGCGTCGACGCCGGTCAGATGCAGATCGGCTCCCTCACCGCCTTCATGGCCTACCTGATGTTCGTGCTCATGTCGGTGATGATGGCGACCTTCATGTCGACGATGATCCCGCGAGCCGCGGTCTCCGCCGGTCGCATCGTCGAGGTGCTCGACACCACCAGCACCGTGGTCGAGACGGATGAGCCGGTCGCCATCCCCGAGGGGCCTGTCGCCGTCGAGTTCCGCGACGTGCAGTTCCACTACCCCGGTGCCGAGGTCCCGGTCCTGCGCGGGGTGACCTTCACCGCACGGCCCGGCGAGACCACCGCGATCATCGGCTCGACCGGTGCCGGCAAGTCCACCCTGCTCTCCCTCATCCCGCGACTGTATGACGTGACCGGCGGGGCGGTCCTGATCGGCGGGGTCGACGTGCGGGACTCCCGACTCGACGGCGTCTGGCGACGGATCGGACTGGTGCCGCAGAAGCCCTATCTGTTCACCGGGTCGGTGGCCGACAACCTGCGCTACGGCGACGGCGAGGCGACCGAGGAGCAGCTGTGGGAGGCGCTGCGGATCGCGCAGGGCCACGACTTCGTGCGGGCCATGCCCGAGGGCCTGGACTCGGCGGTCGCCCAGGGCGGCGGCAATGTCTCTGGTGGGCAGCGACAGCGCCTGGCGATCGCCCGGGCGCTCGTGCGCAGGCCTGACATCTATCTGTTTGACGACTCGTTCTCGGCCCTCGACCTGACGACCGACCGCAGGTTGCGCGCGGCGCTCGAGCCAGAGACCGCCCAGGCCACCGTCATCGTGGTGGCCCAGCGGATCTCCACGATCCTGGGTGCCGACCAGATCGTGGTCCTCGAGGACGGCGTGGTGGTCGGCGTGGGGACGCACGACGAGCTCCTGCTGGACTGCACGACATACCAGGAGATCGTCAGCTCCCAGGCCGTGGCGGAGGTAGCGTGA
- a CDS encoding ABC transporter ATP-binding protein, giving the protein MTEGIKSDEEKAAEARRGPRGSHHGPGGGIGVPTEKAANFGTSAKRLIGLLRPDRVAVTAVVVLTSIAVVLNAIGPYILARATDLIFAGFFGRQLPAGVTQEQAVGGLRAQGEDTLADMVAAMDYLVPGQGVDFAALAQVLLLVLGIYLVASAFSWIQARLLVVVVNRTIFNLRRDVEDKLNRLPLPYFDKQPRGELLSRVTNDIDNVSQSLQQTLSQLLNSLLTVVAMVVMMFVLSPTLALVALITIPVSVVVTAVIGSRAQKQFKRQWKHTGEVNSIVEETFTGHELIKVFGRQDASRRTFDKSNNDLFEAGFGAQFVSGIIMPTMMFVGNLNYVVIAVLGGLRVASGTMSLGEVQAFIQYSRQFTQPLTQVASMANLMQSGVASAERVFEVLDAPEQQRESARPVALDNPHGQVAFEDVSFSYDPQRPLIHDLDLSVEPGQTVAIVGPTGAGKTTLVNLLMRFYELDGGRITLDGLDITDLTRRGLRSRIGMVLQDTWLFQGTIRENIAYGRPDATEAEIVQAAEATYVDRFVRTLPDGYDTVLDAEGGNVSAGEKQLITIARAFLSDPALLILDEATSSVDTRTELLLQHAMAALRSDRTSFVIAHRLSTIRDADLILVMEDGGIVEQGTHAELLAAGGAYARLYQSQFAGSVVDVDEELTTTT; this is encoded by the coding sequence ATGACCGAGGGGATCAAGTCGGACGAGGAGAAGGCCGCCGAGGCCCGCCGCGGACCGCGGGGGAGCCACCACGGACCCGGGGGCGGCATCGGCGTTCCCACCGAGAAGGCCGCAAACTTCGGCACCAGCGCCAAGCGGCTCATCGGGCTGCTGCGGCCAGACCGGGTCGCCGTCACCGCGGTGGTCGTGCTGACGTCGATCGCGGTGGTGCTCAACGCGATCGGCCCCTACATCCTGGCCCGGGCGACGGACCTGATCTTTGCCGGCTTCTTCGGCAGGCAGCTGCCTGCGGGAGTCACCCAGGAGCAGGCGGTCGGGGGGCTGCGTGCCCAGGGGGAGGACACGCTGGCCGACATGGTCGCCGCGATGGACTACCTGGTGCCGGGACAGGGCGTCGACTTCGCGGCGCTCGCCCAGGTCCTGCTGCTCGTGCTCGGCATCTATCTGGTCGCCTCCGCGTTCTCCTGGATCCAGGCCCGCCTGCTGGTGGTCGTCGTCAACCGCACCATCTTCAACCTGCGCCGCGACGTCGAGGACAAGCTCAACCGGTTGCCGCTGCCCTACTTTGACAAGCAGCCGCGCGGGGAGCTGCTCAGTCGCGTCACCAACGACATCGACAACGTCTCGCAGAGTCTGCAGCAGACGCTGAGCCAGCTGTTGAACTCGCTGCTCACCGTCGTCGCGATGGTGGTGATGATGTTTGTGCTGTCGCCAACGCTGGCGCTGGTCGCGCTCATCACCATCCCCGTGTCGGTGGTCGTCACCGCAGTCATCGGCAGCCGTGCGCAAAAGCAGTTCAAGCGCCAGTGGAAGCACACCGGTGAGGTCAACTCGATCGTGGAGGAGACCTTCACCGGGCACGAGCTGATCAAGGTGTTTGGTCGCCAGGACGCGAGTCGGCGCACCTTCGACAAGTCCAACAACGACCTGTTCGAGGCCGGCTTCGGCGCCCAGTTCGTCTCCGGCATCATCATGCCGACGATGATGTTTGTCGGGAACCTGAACTATGTCGTCATCGCCGTCCTCGGCGGCCTGCGCGTCGCCTCCGGCACGATGAGCCTCGGGGAGGTGCAGGCGTTCATCCAGTACTCCCGCCAGTTCACCCAACCGCTGACCCAGGTCGCCTCGATGGCCAACCTGATGCAGTCCGGTGTCGCCTCGGCCGAGCGTGTCTTCGAGGTGCTCGATGCTCCCGAGCAGCAGCGGGAGTCAGCCCGCCCGGTCGCTCTTGACAACCCGCACGGTCAGGTCGCGTTTGAGGACGTCTCGTTCTCCTACGATCCCCAGCGGCCGTTGATCCACGACCTCGATCTCAGCGTCGAGCCCGGGCAGACGGTGGCGATCGTGGGGCCGACCGGCGCCGGCAAGACGACGCTGGTCAACCTGCTGATGCGCTTCTATGAGCTGGACGGTGGACGGATCACCCTCGACGGGCTGGACATCACCGACCTGACCCGTCGGGGCCTGCGCTCGCGGATCGGCATGGTGCTCCAGGACACCTGGCTGTTCCAGGGCACCATCCGGGAGAACATCGCCTACGGCCGCCCGGACGCGACTGAGGCCGAGATCGTGCAGGCCGCCGAAGCGACCTACGTCGACCGCTTCGTGCGCACCCTGCCCGACGGCTATGACACCGTCCTGGACGCCGAGGGCGGCAACGTCAGCGCGGGTGAGAAGCAGCTGATCACCATCGCCCGGGCCTTCCTGTCCGATCCGGCGCTGCTGATCCTGGACGAGGCGACGTCGTCGGTGGACACCAGGACCGAGCTCTTGCTGCAGCACGCGATGGCCGCGCTGCGCAGCGACCGCACCAGCTTCGTCATCGCCCACCGGCTCTCGACGATCCGGGACGCGGACCTGATCCTGGTGATGGAGGACGGCGGGATCGTGGAGCAGGGCACCCACGCGGAGCTGCTGGCCGCCGGCGGTGCCTATGCGCGGCTCTATCAGTCGCAGTTCGCCGGGTCGGTCGTGGATGTCGACGAGGAGCTGACGACCACAACCTGA
- a CDS encoding DoxX family protein, producing MDVVVLIARVLFVVIFLASGIGHLKATEAMAGYAQFKNVPAPKLSTIVSGVLMVVGALSVLLGVWGDLGSLLLLVAIAPIPFLMHRYWNEEGEAKANEQVQFNKTLSLVGGALALFALFVLVPDLGLTITEPLFTV from the coding sequence ATGGACGTAGTCGTCCTCATTGCCCGCGTCCTTTTCGTTGTCATCTTCCTCGCCTCAGGCATCGGCCACCTCAAGGCCACCGAGGCCATGGCCGGCTATGCCCAGTTCAAGAACGTGCCCGCACCCAAGCTCAGCACCATCGTGTCCGGTGTGCTGATGGTCGTCGGCGCCCTCTCGGTGCTCCTGGGCGTCTGGGGCGACCTGGGCTCGCTGCTGCTCCTGGTCGCCATCGCGCCGATCCCCTTCTTGATGCACCGCTACTGGAACGAGGAGGGTGAGGCCAAGGCCAACGAGCAGGTCCAGTTCAACAAGACCCTCTCGCTGGTCGGCGGCGCGCTCGCCCTGTTCGCGCTCTTCGTCCTCGTGCCCGACCTGGGCCTGACGATCACCGAGCCGCTCTTCACCGTCTGA
- a CDS encoding hotdog fold domain-containing protein, with protein MSQVLRLWEKLDGMPMGSRAFSLLFGLKAPYFATVRPHFTVLAPHRVELTIRKRWGVQNHIGTMHVIAICNGLEAAMGALAEATVPADKRWIPKGMEVAYPAKADSDVTCIAETDPEQWTGDDPEVPVRVRAERADGTVVVEGVIHLWVTPRPERAGPATVAASSTS; from the coding sequence ATGAGCCAGGTCCTCCGCCTCTGGGAGAAGCTCGACGGTATGCCGATGGGCAGCAGGGCGTTCTCCCTCCTGTTCGGTCTCAAGGCGCCCTACTTTGCGACCGTGCGTCCCCACTTCACGGTGCTGGCGCCCCACCGGGTCGAGCTGACGATCCGCAAGCGCTGGGGCGTGCAGAACCACATCGGGACCATGCACGTGATTGCCATCTGCAACGGGCTCGAGGCCGCGATGGGCGCGCTCGCGGAGGCGACGGTCCCGGCGGACAAGCGGTGGATCCCCAAGGGGATGGAGGTGGCCTATCCGGCGAAGGCGGACTCTGACGTCACCTGCATCGCCGAGACCGACCCCGAGCAGTGGACCGGTGACGATCCGGAGGTCCCTGTCCGGGTGCGTGCTGAGCGGGCCGACGGCACCGTCGTCGTGGAGGGTGTCATCCACCTGTGGGTCACGCCGCGTCCGGAGCGGGCCGGCCCGGCGACGGTCGCAGCCTCCTCCACGTCGTGA
- a CDS encoding aminoglycoside phosphotransferase family protein yields the protein MSPRPRPEVTIDLDLVRRLLADQHPDLARRPLSPLGEGWDNALFRLGQHFLVRLPRRELAARLVAHEHRWLPEISRLVDLPLPVPVRHGRPTAYFPWSWSIVRWVEGRPAAGSAVAGRGRWAGTLARFAAQLHQPAPPGAPHNPVRAVPLAERDEVTRERLAACGDPRADQLTALWGRLLNTPVHQGPPSWVHGDLHPLNQVVHRGNLAAVIDFGDLSAGDPACDLATAWQTFDWEGRAAFVVRYAELAGRDEALWQRARAWAVCHAAVSLALSADDPVFAEIAEHTVTQLLDAPDARLPHASQAR from the coding sequence GTGAGCCCCCGCCCGCGCCCCGAGGTCACGATCGATCTCGACCTGGTCCGGCGCCTGCTCGCCGACCAGCATCCCGACCTGGCGCGGCGACCCCTCAGTCCGCTCGGGGAGGGCTGGGACAACGCCCTGTTCCGGCTCGGTCAGCACTTCCTGGTGCGGCTCCCGCGACGGGAGCTGGCGGCCCGCCTCGTGGCCCACGAACACCGGTGGCTCCCCGAGATCTCCCGTCTGGTCGACCTGCCGCTCCCGGTGCCGGTGCGCCACGGCCGGCCCACGGCATACTTCCCCTGGTCCTGGTCGATCGTGCGGTGGGTCGAGGGTCGGCCCGCGGCCGGCAGCGCTGTCGCCGGGCGGGGCCGCTGGGCGGGCACGCTCGCACGCTTCGCCGCCCAGCTGCACCAGCCCGCGCCACCCGGCGCTCCGCACAATCCGGTGCGCGCAGTCCCGCTCGCCGAGCGGGACGAGGTCACGCGGGAACGGTTGGCGGCCTGTGGCGACCCTCGGGCCGACCAGCTGACGGCGCTGTGGGGCCGGCTGCTGAACACCCCGGTCCACCAGGGGCCCCCTAGCTGGGTGCACGGGGACCTGCACCCGTTGAACCAGGTCGTGCACCGGGGCAACCTCGCGGCGGTGATCGACTTCGGTGACCTGAGCGCCGGTGACCCCGCCTGCGACCTCGCCACCGCCTGGCAGACCTTTGACTGGGAAGGGCGGGCTGCTTTCGTGGTGCGCTATGCCGAGCTCGCCGGACGCGACGAGGCGCTGTGGCAACGGGCCCGGGCGTGGGCGGTGTGTCACGCCGCGGTCTCGCTGGCGCTGTCGGCCGATGACCCCGTCTTCGCCGAGATCGCCGAGCACACTGTCACCCAGCTCCTCGATGCCCCCGACGCTCGCCTGCCGCACGCTTCCCAGGCTCGCTGA
- the topA gene encoding type I DNA topoisomerase: MAGGRKLVIVESPGKVKSIGEYLGPDYTVDASIGHIRDLPNPSELPPEMKKGPFGKFAINVEDDFEPYYVVDADKKKKVAQLKRELKEADELYLATDEDREGEAIAWHLLQALQPKVPVKRMVFHEITREAIQRAVHNTRDIDIDLVDAQETRRVLDRLYGYEVSPVLWRKVRQGLSAGRVQSVATRMVVERERERMAFRSASYWDVEGQFAPLNTGQSFLARLTGVDGNKVATGRDFDDRGQLKSSGLAHLDAALATSIAEGTREADVVVTEVSEKPYTRRPSAPFTTSTLQQESSRKLRMNAQSTMRTAQRLYENGYITYMRTDSTTLSESAVSAARAQARDLYGSDFVSDAPRRYGKKSKNAQEAHEAIRPAGDSFRTPAQVAGELRGQEFALYELIWKRTVASQMADAKGSTASVKLVATLPTGHGAETAQFSASGTVITFRGFLAAYEEGRDEDRFGAPSEEQERRLPKLSEGVGLDVISAEAQGHQTSPPARYTEATLVKALEEKGIGRPSTYAATVGTIQDRGYVRTRGSALIPTWLAFAVTRLLEEHFSRLVDYDFTAAMEEDLDRIARGDEQRVDWLKRFYFGDEASSAEGLRDLVTDLGEIDARAVSTIEIGDGIVVRVGRYGPYVEDTASTDDPPRRATISDEIAPDEMTPEKGRELLEASADDGRVLGQDPVTGHDIVAKAGRYGPYVTEVLPEDPEPGAATAGADGPDGGSPAPAKPAKKAAKKTAKKAKVKPRTASLFKDMELASIDLETALKLLSLPRVVGADAEGEEITAQNGRYGPYLKKGTDSRSLTTEAQLFEITLEEALAIYAQPKQRGRAAAAPPLKELGEDPVSGKPVVVKEGRFGPYVTDGETNATLRKDDDPATVTPERGFELLADKRAKGPTTRKRTAKKATTRKSTAKKSTAKKATAKKSSS; encoded by the coding sequence GTGGCAGGTGGACGCAAACTGGTGATCGTCGAGTCGCCAGGCAAGGTCAAGAGCATTGGTGAGTATCTCGGGCCGGACTACACGGTCGACGCGAGCATCGGGCACATCCGTGACCTGCCCAACCCCAGCGAGCTGCCCCCGGAGATGAAGAAGGGGCCGTTCGGCAAGTTCGCGATCAACGTCGAGGACGACTTCGAGCCCTACTACGTCGTCGACGCGGACAAGAAGAAGAAGGTCGCTCAGCTCAAGCGCGAGCTGAAGGAGGCCGACGAGCTCTACCTGGCCACGGACGAGGACCGCGAGGGTGAGGCCATCGCCTGGCACCTGCTGCAGGCGCTGCAGCCCAAGGTCCCGGTCAAGCGGATGGTCTTCCACGAGATCACGCGAGAGGCGATCCAGCGGGCCGTCCACAACACCCGTGACATCGACATCGACCTCGTCGACGCCCAGGAGACCCGCCGGGTCCTGGACCGTCTCTATGGCTATGAGGTCAGCCCCGTGCTGTGGCGCAAGGTCCGGCAGGGGCTGTCGGCCGGCCGCGTCCAGTCGGTCGCGACCCGCATGGTGGTCGAGCGCGAACGTGAGCGGATGGCCTTCCGGTCCGCGTCATACTGGGATGTCGAGGGGCAGTTCGCCCCGCTCAACACCGGTCAGTCGTTCCTGGCCCGGCTCACCGGCGTCGACGGCAACAAGGTGGCCACAGGGCGCGACTTTGATGACCGCGGCCAGCTCAAGAGCTCCGGCCTGGCGCACCTGGACGCCGCCCTCGCCACCAGCATTGCCGAGGGCACCCGCGAGGCAGACGTCGTCGTCACCGAGGTCTCGGAGAAGCCCTACACGCGGCGGCCGTCCGCGCCGTTCACCACCTCGACGCTGCAGCAGGAGTCGAGCCGCAAGCTGCGGATGAACGCGCAGTCGACCATGCGGACGGCCCAGCGGCTCTATGAGAACGGCTACATCACCTACATGCGCACCGACTCGACCACGCTGTCGGAGTCGGCGGTCAGCGCAGCCCGGGCGCAGGCTCGTGACCTCTATGGCTCGGACTTCGTCTCGGATGCACCGCGGCGCTATGGCAAAAAGAGCAAGAACGCCCAGGAGGCGCACGAGGCGATCCGTCCTGCCGGCGACTCGTTCCGCACGCCGGCGCAGGTGGCCGGCGAGCTGCGCGGGCAGGAGTTCGCGCTCTATGAGCTGATCTGGAAGCGCACCGTCGCCTCGCAGATGGCCGACGCCAAGGGTTCCACGGCGTCGGTGAAGCTGGTGGCGACCCTGCCCACCGGGCACGGCGCCGAAACGGCCCAGTTCAGCGCGTCCGGCACCGTCATCACCTTCCGCGGCTTCCTGGCGGCCTATGAGGAGGGGCGTGACGAGGACCGCTTCGGCGCCCCGTCGGAGGAGCAGGAGCGTCGGCTGCCCAAGCTCAGCGAGGGTGTCGGTCTGGACGTCATCAGCGCCGAGGCACAGGGTCACCAGACCTCGCCGCCCGCGCGCTACACCGAGGCGACGCTGGTCAAGGCGCTGGAGGAGAAGGGCATCGGGCGCCCGTCCACCTATGCGGCGACGGTGGGGACCATCCAGGACCGCGGCTATGTCCGCACCCGTGGCTCGGCGCTCATCCCGACCTGGCTTGCGTTCGCGGTCACCCGGTTGCTCGAGGAGCACTTCTCGCGGCTGGTGGACTATGACTTCACGGCCGCGATGGAGGAGGACCTGGACCGCATCGCGCGCGGTGACGAGCAGCGGGTGGACTGGCTCAAGCGGTTCTATTTTGGGGACGAGGCCTCGAGTGCCGAGGGTCTGCGTGACCTGGTCACCGACCTCGGCGAGATCGACGCGCGCGCGGTGTCGACGATCGAGATCGGTGACGGCATCGTGGTGCGGGTCGGCCGCTACGGGCCCTATGTCGAGGACACCGCGAGCACCGACGACCCGCCGCGACGGGCCACGATCTCCGATGAGATCGCCCCGGATGAGATGACGCCCGAGAAGGGGCGCGAGCTGCTCGAGGCCTCGGCCGACGACGGCCGCGTGCTGGGGCAGGACCCGGTCACCGGGCACGACATCGTCGCCAAGGCCGGGCGCTACGGGCCCTATGTCACCGAGGTCCTGCCCGAGGACCCCGAGCCCGGTGCTGCCACCGCTGGTGCAGACGGCCCGGACGGCGGGTCGCCGGCCCCGGCCAAGCCTGCCAAGAAGGCGGCCAAGAAGACGGCCAAGAAGGCGAAGGTCAAGCCGCGCACGGCGAGCCTGTTCAAGGACATGGAGCTGGCCAGCATCGACCTGGAGACGGCGCTCAAGCTGCTCAGCCTGCCCCGCGTGGTGGGCGCCGACGCAGAGGGCGAGGAGATCACCGCGCAGAACGGTCGCTACGGTCCCTATCTGAAGAAGGGCACGGACTCGCGCTCCCTGACCACCGAGGCCCAGCTGTTTGAGATCACGCTGGAGGAGGCCCTGGCGATCTATGCCCAGCCCAAGCAGCGGGGCCGAGCCGCAGCAGCTCCTCCGTTGAAGGAGCTGGGCGAGGACCCGGTCAGCGGCAAGCCGGTCGTGGTCAAGGAGGGGCGCTTCGGCCCCTATGTCACTGACGGCGAGACCAACGCCACCCTGCGCAAGGATGACGACCCGGCGACGGTGACCCCGGAGCGAGGCTTCGAGCTGCTCGCCGACAAGCGGGCCAAGGGCCCCACGACGCGCAAGCGCACGGCCAAGAAGGCGACCACCAGGAAGAGCACTGCCAAGAAGAGCACTGCCAAGAAGGCGACGGCCAAGAAGTCCTCAAGCTGA
- a CDS encoding trans-sulfuration enzyme family protein, whose translation MSFDTDAVHAAREDLTALGAHVPPIDLSTTYPVGNVETGGASYENLATGGTPAAGDSLVYQRLWNPTVGRLEEALARLEGAEQAVAFGSGMAALSATLLAAVAAGKPHVVAVRPLYGGTDHILATGLLGTRVTWVEADGVAAAIEPDTGLVVVETPANPTLDLVDLTALVRQAGDVPVVVDNTFATPVLQRPLELGVTIVLHSATKFLGGHGDIMAGLVATNAEWAGRIRSIRALTGGLLHPMAAYQVHRGLQTLPVRVRAQQDNAQVVAHWLTKQDAVSQVFHPSIEGCDPQGLVGTQMSGAGSVLAFAVESYAVAAAVAQSCRLITHAVSLGGVDSLIQHPASLTHRPVAPEARPAASVLRLSVGLEDPADIVADLRQAFAAATAQDGPAGQGSQAGQDSHGASSRHLRELVDHS comes from the coding sequence ATGTCATTCGACACCGACGCCGTGCACGCCGCACGCGAGGACCTGACCGCACTGGGCGCGCACGTGCCCCCGATCGACCTGTCCACGACCTATCCGGTCGGCAACGTCGAGACCGGCGGCGCGTCATACGAGAACCTAGCGACCGGAGGCACCCCTGCGGCGGGCGACTCACTGGTCTACCAACGTCTCTGGAACCCCACGGTCGGGCGCCTCGAGGAGGCTCTGGCCCGGCTCGAGGGCGCCGAGCAGGCGGTGGCCTTCGGCTCCGGCATGGCCGCCCTGTCCGCGACCCTGCTCGCCGCCGTCGCAGCCGGAAAGCCGCACGTCGTCGCCGTGCGGCCGCTCTATGGCGGCACGGACCACATCCTGGCGACGGGCCTGCTCGGCACGCGGGTGACCTGGGTCGAGGCCGATGGTGTCGCGGCGGCGATCGAGCCCGACACGGGCCTGGTCGTGGTGGAGACCCCGGCCAACCCCACCCTTGACCTGGTCGACCTCACCGCGCTGGTGCGCCAGGCCGGCGACGTGCCCGTGGTGGTGGACAACACCTTTGCCACCCCGGTGCTGCAACGGCCCCTTGAGCTCGGCGTCACGATCGTGCTCCACTCGGCCACCAAGTTCCTCGGTGGCCACGGCGACATCATGGCCGGCCTGGTCGCCACCAACGCCGAGTGGGCAGGGCGCATCCGGTCGATTCGCGCACTGACCGGTGGGCTGCTCCACCCGATGGCGGCCTATCAGGTGCACCGCGGGCTGCAGACGCTACCCGTGCGGGTGCGAGCCCAGCAGGACAACGCCCAGGTGGTGGCGCACTGGCTCACCAAGCAGGACGCGGTCTCCCAGGTCTTCCACCCCAGCATCGAGGGGTGCGACCCGCAAGGTCTGGTGGGCACCCAGATGAGTGGTGCGGGCTCGGTCCTGGCCTTCGCGGTGGAGTCGTATGCCGTGGCGGCGGCGGTCGCCCAGTCGTGCCGGCTGATCACCCACGCGGTCTCCCTGGGTGGGGTGGACAGCCTGATCCAGCACCCCGCCTCGTTGACCCACCGTCCGGTCGCGCCGGAGGCCCGCCCCGCCGCCTCTGTGCTGCGGCTCTCGGTCGGGCTCGAGGACCCGGCCGACATCGTCGCCGACCTGCGCCAGGCGTTCGCTGCCGCGACGGCGCAGGACGGTCCGGCGGGTCAGGGCAGCCAGGCGGGCCAGGACAGCCACGGCGCCTCCAGTCGGCACCTCCGCGAGCTGGTCGACCACAGCTGA
- a CDS encoding Lrp/AsnC family transcriptional regulator, which yields MAKMVHPESNVPLDRTDRRLVELLQKDGRMPNATLAREVGVAESTCLVRVRSLRERGVIRGIHADIDPAMVGRPVQAMIAVRFGGHRRSHFEQFREEVPRLPGVLSAYHVSGATDYFVHVACESADALRDFVLDHLTNRPGVLHAETALIFDMLKGEGNLTEPLD from the coding sequence ATGGCGAAGATGGTTCACCCCGAGTCCAACGTCCCGCTTGACCGCACCGACCGGCGCCTGGTGGAGCTGCTCCAGAAGGACGGTCGGATGCCCAACGCGACGCTCGCCCGCGAGGTGGGTGTGGCCGAGTCCACCTGCCTGGTGCGGGTGCGCTCCCTGCGTGAGCGTGGTGTGATCCGCGGCATCCACGCCGACATCGACCCCGCCATGGTGGGCCGTCCGGTGCAGGCCATGATCGCCGTCCGGTTCGGTGGTCACCGGCGCAGCCACTTCGAGCAGTTCCGTGAGGAGGTGCCCCGTCTCCCCGGTGTCCTGAGCGCCTACCACGTCAGCGGCGCGACCGACTATTTTGTGCACGTCGCCTGTGAGTCGGCGGACGCCCTGCGCGACTTCGTCCTCGACCACCTGACCAACCGGCCCGGCGTCCTGCACGCCGAGACGGCGCTGATCTTCGACATGCTCAAGGGCGAGGGCAACCTCACCGAGCCGCTGGACTGA
- the tmk gene encoding dTMP kinase, with translation MPITPPPSTPQHAGLFVSFEGGDGAGKSTQLRLLGAALEELGREVVLTREPGGTDLGAAIRQVLLHGDHVAPRAEALLFAADRAHHVATVIQPALDRGADVLTDRYLDSSIAYQGVARALHHDDVRDLSLWATQGLLPDLTVLLDVTAAQGRARRGGVHDRLEREDDTFHEAVRQGFLRLAAQDTDRYLVLDAAADPAQLHEAVCRELGARRPDLARLALR, from the coding sequence GTGCCGATCACCCCGCCCCCGTCGACGCCGCAGCACGCTGGCCTCTTCGTCTCCTTCGAGGGAGGCGACGGCGCCGGCAAGTCCACCCAGCTGCGGCTGCTCGGCGCTGCGCTCGAGGAGCTGGGGCGTGAGGTGGTGCTCACCCGCGAGCCGGGCGGCACCGACCTGGGGGCGGCGATCCGCCAAGTGCTGTTGCACGGTGACCACGTCGCCCCGCGGGCAGAGGCGCTGCTCTTTGCGGCCGACCGCGCGCACCACGTCGCCACAGTGATCCAGCCGGCGCTCGACCGCGGCGCCGACGTGCTCACCGACCGCTACCTCGACTCCTCGATCGCCTATCAGGGGGTGGCCAGGGCGTTGCACCATGACGACGTGCGCGACCTGTCGCTGTGGGCGACGCAGGGGCTGCTCCCGGATCTGACCGTGCTGCTCGACGTGACGGCCGCGCAGGGGCGCGCCCGCCGTGGGGGAGTGCACGACAGGCTGGAGCGCGAGGACGACACCTTCCACGAGGCGGTGCGCCAGGGCTTCCTCCGGCTGGCCGCGCAGGACACCGACCGCTATCTCGTCCTCGATGCGGCGGCCGACCCGGCCCAGCTGCACGAGGCCGTGTGCCGTGAGCTGGGGGCCCGTCGCCCCGACCTTGCCAGGCTGGCCCTGCGATGA